Part of the Henckelia pumila isolate YLH828 chromosome 2, ASM3356847v2, whole genome shotgun sequence genome is shown below.
ATTTGGATCTCTGGATTGGTTGCAGCCAATCTCATTGTTCCGTATAGCAGCATTATTCGCATTGTGACCACCATGTGTGAAGTGATATTGCTGGAGATTCCTGTGAGCGGGACTAGATAGCGCATTTGAGAAGATGGTGTTCTTGCTTTGGTCGGAGTTCCCTAAACGCATACCTTGCCCAGCTGTTGCAGTCGCAAGTGCATTAGAAGATACAGGGAATCCATGGTGAGCTGAGTGAATTGCAGAAGTTTGGGATGGTTGTTGGTGCTGCAATGTCAGCCTTGGGGATGGTGGTGGTTCCTCTGTCCCATAATCCAACTCGTTCTTCAAATTTATAAAATCCAGAATTTAAAAAGAAGCGGGGGGTTGAAAATACAAAGACATGAATACAATGTTACTATGAATGCACTTTAAAAACAGTACACTGTATCCAATATTTCCTTTCCAGAAAGGTGTTTTACTACATAAAATAAGTACACTTCCATAACATGATATAGATCGAAAAGAAAATTAATGCTTTGCCCATCTCCTTAAATGGTGTCTAAGTAAATCACATGCATTCATCTCTTTCAACATATTGACAATTTAACAGAAGAAAATCCATATTCAGGAATTGGAGACAAGAGGTTTCTCTCGGATGTACTTCACACGCGCGTGCGCGCGCACACATATACATAGAAGTAGTATTGCAACGGGATTCACTAAATATCAAATAGCACAAAGGGATCATCCTTAAATGAGTTTGTGGCACTAAAAAAATACAACAGAACAAGATTTTGCAACAGAAAAGGACATAGCCAAAACTCCTTGTGGACAAACCCTTATCCACTACCCTTTAAACTGATACTGCTGGTATTTGAACAAACAACACAAGGTGTACAAGAATGAGAGAGGAACAAAATGGTTCGAGCAGGAACGAAAAAGAACGAGAAAATACAGTCACTACATTCAAAGATAGTAAAGTGAAATAAAGGCATACTGCCAGAATACATACAAACTGGTTCCTCAAATGGTTTTACTCATGTTGTTGGCCACAAAGTTCATCAAAGTTTTGAGGACGAAACAAACAAGCATACATAAAAGTGATCTATTTATTAAATCACGGCTTTAAAAAACCAGAGAAGCTGCAGTGTCACAGTTCTAGCAAAAATTTTCTTAATTCCTACGAAACCTACGCCCACAAACCCACAGTGACCTTTTTCTCCTTATAAGattataaaaaattcaaaaaacttTAGTGCACCAGATGTCCAGACCTCACATCATTGATTGAGAGAAATTCAGCCAAGCCGACTGAAGACTGGAgtaaaaatacaaaaacaaaagatatacatctatactattaataaaggGAGAGACCCTTTTAATAACTGCTTTTGGTGAAACTTTTTTTTGTTCCAAAAATACCCTTAGCACTCCACTTTCAACTTTTTAAACCAGTCATTACTTTGCTTATAAGTTTTATGCAGTTACCTATTTCATTTTCTTAAATTGATAAACTTGATTTTTATCTTCTcaagaaaaaaatttcattctcCATTTTTTTCAGGAGCAACGGTTTTTTATGCACACACATCGTGTGTGCCATTATCGCTAGTGTCAAATGAATCATGCTGATTTACATTATCAAGAATTTTGGTTTCGCAAAATTTAACATGTATGGGAAACTACAGCAGCTGGAACATTGTCAAGTTGAACATCAACGATCATCAAGTGGACTATCTCATCAATGTTTGGGACGCATTAAAGGGAGGGAAAAAAACTTTGACATAATGCCAAAAGCATAGAGAACTCATTCAATTTTGCATCCCACAAGAATTCTTCACTCCAAATTAACTGAATGATAGATCGTTGGAATATTCGACAACATCAACACTCAGTTGTAGGAAGTTTCAAACAGTTGGCGAAAACTTAAAACAATAACAGCTGGTCATTAAAGCCTAGGTTTGAGTTTTTGACAAATCAAAGACAAAAGTTGAAATTACAGACATTAAGACATCCATGAAAGTGATATCAGAGTTCAAACTTTGCTGTAGGATGTGCTCTGAAATCCTAATGAACAACAAATTTTCCTCAAACAAACTACTcctattattaatatataataaatggtAATCAGATAACATGGTTTAGTTGATGCAAAGACCAATGGTCAGAGTTGACAATGATTTCACGAAGGAAATAGAATGAAGCAACGATGTGAAACTTCACAAATTGATAAACTGTAGTTATCTGTGGACAAAACAAAGTCCTCAGGCATCTGACATGAATTGTTGGAGCAGAAATAAATACGCTTATAACTGCAGGCAGTCTAGGAAAAAGTTTCCGAATCACATTACCTGTCATATCAATGAACCAAAAAGAGGACTATAATAGAGAAGTCGATGGCTCCAGCAGGGTTTTTATTTTCACAAACAGAAACACACAATGACTTTTTAAAAACGCGACAAAAACCAACATAAACGATGTGAAGTCTAGAAAACTGCAAAAAGAATGAAATTAATAGTGTAAACCAATAAAGACGAGAAATACCTGCATATATGCAAGTATGTCACCAGTCATCACCCTCACCCCATCTTGTTGCTGTCTCAAAATCCAATCATAAAGCTTTTCCTACAATCAAAAGAATACAATGTGTGGCAACACGTCAATAATCATTTATTTGCTTGAAAATCCCTGAATCCTTAAACCACTAGATTCATCAGCCTCAGGACATTATTCCCATATCACGCAACAACATAAAAAGAATACTTCAAATTTTCATTGAATGAAAGCATTTAAATAGTCTTCTGGGGTTCAATGTTTTGAACCTCCATTAACCCTATAATGTGATcattataaattaataatcttTACAACCACGGGCATTCATCGACATCATCAGCAAACGAAAACAAATTAAGGAAAACGAAAACACCAATTTTCAATTTCATGCGCACAGTATTTCCTCACTTATCTCTATCCACACCCAATCGCTAGAGACAAAGATAATAAGCAATTTGCAAACCGACTATGAACAAAAAGAATTACTCAATTAAACAAAATCCCCTTCAGATAAAGGGAAGCCGATCAACAATCGATAGCTATCAAACTTAAAAGACTAAAAAGAAGGGGGCAATCAGCATCATACCAGCGCGTGACGTTCACCGGCCTGGAACGACAGTCGCTGTTGGTGCATAGCCTGGGTATACAGCTGCGAAAGAAAGCTAGCAGAGCTACAAAAGGTGGAGTACATGCTCCGATCCACTTCATCTAGCCTCGTCGCATCGGATTTCCTCTTCTTTGCCATttgtaatttaataaataaataaaaaaacctaCGGAACCCTAATTATCCCCCTGTTTTCCCCGGATTTTTCACAAAAACCTAGATTGTTACGCCGTCTGTACAATCCGCGTGTTATGTGTGttgtatatatacatacatatatatcaaTTGTCCATGGAAACTACGTGAAGAATTGATCTTCTTGGGTGCTGGGGAAAAAGCAAACGAGAGGATTTATCCAATGGGAGAGAAGAAAACTGAAATGGGAGGATTGTTTTAGGGTTGCGCTTTTAGACCACCACGTGGCATTATCGGTGGGAACATGTTCTTTTTCACTCGCCTCGGAGAAAGGCTCAATGGCCTTGTTTCATTTAGCCCGTCTCCTATCAAACTTTTAGGAACAAAAATCAATATTCTTGTTGAGTAGGTTTAGGCTAGATGATTTCAAGAACATAAATTTGTGACGCGatcttttttattaatatttttgatatacaAAATAAGATTTTTCATTGATCTAGTTAATAATAAAATTGGTCTTATAAATTTGTCATATGAAAACGTGTCACACAAGTTTTTGTGAGTTTTTATAAGTTGAATTGAGTTGGAGGTTCGCCTATCAAAATTGATATATTAAATTGTCTCGTGAGAATTTTTATATATGAATAATAATAAGACTACATGCTATTCAAGATTAGTTTGTAAATTTTTTGATATGGCGTAATAATATTACCTTAtttattaaagaaaaaaaactcGTGTACGTCGATTTTTATATAACACtattgatttaaatttaaaattatttgaatatatatatatatacatatatatatgtatgtatcttATATGATTTGATAACAAAATACGTAGATTGAAGACTTTTTATTAACAGTTGAAACATGGACGATGGTATTAAAAAGTCTTCAATCTACGTATTCTTCGTGGTATTTGTTATCTAAATTTATTTGTTATCAAATTGCCGGTTTCAGTGTATGTGTATAAGTTTTTACtgaaatttgattaattaactAAAAGACTAAAATCGTGACTAGGGGATTTACAAGATCAATATGATTTTTCATTTCAATAATAAAGAGTTCAGTGGAACATAGATTTGTTctttaaccaaaaaaaaaaaggtcaaATTAAATATGGTGTatctatatatacacatatagtACACACTcacgtatatatataaaaagaaaACATAGCATAACTTCAACTCTTAAAATATGCACACGGTTCGATTTAACCAATTAATTACGTGCGTATCAGAAGGTTCAAATCGTATTTCTCTTAGAAACTATATTGTTTTTATTAACTAATGaaatcataatattttattcatttCGAGTGACATAAAAAATCTAATATATATTTTCCCTTTGATTTAAAGTTAGCTAGTTATGAATTGGAGGTTTGTTTCGAGGAGGAATGTAATCTATTGTGGACAAATCTTCATTGCCCCACATTTCTTCTTTTGTTGCGACCATTTCCTTTGCAAGTTTCATGGGCTTTTGATGAAGAATATTCTCTTCTACGCGTAAATTTCGTGCTACAatatcaaacaaaaaaaaaattatataaggAGGTCAATGATCAAAATATAAATAGCATATTTTCAAGCCTCAACAACAAAATCAAGGATAAATAAGTTCAAATTtccattttaatttattttaaaaatacatttttttccCATCTCtcgatatttataattttatactACGTGTATATGTATACGAGAAATGTGAGTCATAAAATAAGATTAGTGTAGGAaaaatgtattttatatatatatacacgctgGCTTTTGTGATATATTCGGTCCGAGACATTTGCttcttttattttgatatcataTATTGTCAAATTTAATCTAATTAGTTTAAATTTTTAGTGATTTTAATTAGCTTTTTCAGCGAGAATATATACTAGTGTGACACTGCATAAATCAGTATCATGTCGAAAATATGGTAGCACTTCGTTGATGTCACATCGATCTACacaattaattcaaaataataataataataataataataataataataataaagataaCATACTAGTCTATTAGACTGAAATTTTACGACATTGAATACCAAtgttgccaaaaaaaaaaacaaatatataaggCCAATGTCATACCTTGAGTAGTTGTTAAGAAGAAGCATATTAGCAAGATCGAAAGGGTTACAGCAAGAATCAGGCGTTTGGCAGCCAAAACAGCCATCTCAAGAATATGTGGTACTCAAGTAAGTGCGTATACAAATCAAAGTTTATATTTTACGTCTTATTTATAGGCAGACAAATACAAGTACTTCAACCGAAAGCCATGCGTAGTGTTCAAATATTTTTGCAGATCTCATATAAGTCAaatagtaataattattttaaggggATTGGAGTCCCAATGAATATAGGTCAAAGTAGAATTTTTCTTTTTGATTTGCTGGGTGCATGTACTGTATAGTGGAGTGATTGTATCATCTTTGCGTCTGCCCATTATGCATGAAAAAGtatatggaattgaagatttacaAGGACATTGCATATGCCACATGATCCAGGCCACTGATCACATGTTTGGTTTTGTGTGTACTGAATCTATTCACTAAGTTTTGGCATCGTGAAAGCCTAGgttaaatgtttttaattattatttcttgaattatatgtATCCATACAATTTGATGGTGTATCTTTTGTTACGTAGattgaattaatattttttattagtagTTGAAACATATATATACGATGTTTATACAAAAATCGAGATATATACGAGTTATAGAGATTTCGCGACAGTAGTTGTATTTGGAGAGAAGTAGAAAATGAGGtatatatttaagtttaattaattgGATAAAAAGTTAAAGCAGCTGTGATGATAATTTAATTACATAAGATAAATTTTAAAGGAACTATATCAGTGTATATTCGTAATGtttttcataatatatatcAGTTTTATGACGTGAGTATgttcttttctattttattgGTTGTTCTCTTAGGCACCGCTGATTCAGATAATAAAACATTTATTGATTACTCATCTTTGTTTTGTCCGATGCTTGATTCAAGTTCTCTAATGATTAGTATCATGTATGCACAAATATTTTATCTTAAGTACGTTGATTTATTAtcgttatattatattatatatctttcATTGTCTCGTTTACGGAAAAAAGTGTATCTCGTGTACTCTTTGTTAGTTTAGTTATATTGTTACAATTCAAACTCTACAAAAATGTTGTTTACTTCGATGGATGTGGCTGTTCTAGTCGTGTGCGTGTGTTGACTCCACAGCCGGTATCCCATCAGGGAGAAAAGGTGAAAAACTATTCTtcctcattttatttattttgttttaatgaAACATTTCAATTTCTCAACTAATTTGAATTATTGTAATTGTTAGGATTAATGGGTTATGAAAAATATCAGAtccagatgttgtcactagatAATGACAACATCGAAACATGCagcgaaaatattaaaaaatctgaataaaacaacaacaaataaataaacacacACAAATGATTAAAAAGAGTCAAACAATTTGTTACCATCAAAATATCGTTCCTATGCCAAGTTCCGTACTtttgttaaaataaaattatcataCTGTTTGATCCATAAATTAATTTGTAtcattaatttatcatttaatcCATTAAGAACTTTAATATATAAGAAGGCTACAGAAACTGCAAAGAATTAGTCAACAACTTCCAAGACCCACAATGCAAGTAGTGGGATAAGTGGAGTTGGGAACTCGGAGAACCGACTCGAATCTCGAGGAACCAAGCAGAGAAAGTAGAGAAGACCAGGTCAAAATAGTTACAAATAGTGGGATGGTGGAGTTGGGCACTCGAAGAACCGGCGCGACTCTAGAGGACCAAGCAGAAAGAGTGAGAGGAAGACCAAGTCAAAACCGCTAAAATTTAGTAGGGCTGTTAGTACTGCAAGTAGTGGGCTAATGAAAGTGAGCAGTTGAGAAATTGACTCGGGAACCAGCATGTAAAAGGGGCATTCATGCAGAACACAAATAATCATCAACAATCAATCAATCCAAATCAAGCTCCAAAAGCCCTCGATTTTTACAGCACATTTTTTGCATAATTTTTCAatctttcatttttattttttcatgttttcagaatttcagTATATATTTTCAGcatgtatttttttagtttCTCCACGTTTTCAGtaatatatttttgtgttttttatgaCAAACATTtatcattttcaaattttagtagCAACGTTAAGGTTTTCGATTGCTATTAAGAATTGTATTTTGTTATTTCTTATGCTTTGTAGCATTAAACCGGAGAAATCGAGACCGACGGTGAAACCAGGACTCGTAATCATTTTTAGTAGAAGTTagaattttcttttcttttcttttttttttcttttttcttttcttttcactTTTGGCACGATTCGTATATGGCACGCCCgcacgaaaaaaaaaatctcaaccAAACACATACATTGAATACTAGTACTGTAGTTAtatcaagaaaatatttatttatttcatcttTAAAAAATGTAACACGATCGTATCAATTTCCTCTATTTCAATCCAATTAAATTaccaattaatttaattatgtgattttttaAACGAATATTCAACACTTTTATAATCAAGTTAAACTTTACCGTTTTTTATCCAaaacattttcaaaaaattatttttttaccaAAAGTTAAGTTCctttaaaataatgtttttaatttgttttgtgTAAAATTGTGATATACTTGAGGGAACTGGTCTTGAtaagaaaattatttaaatgggattttggattaaaataataaacgtgaattttattttttttaattatttttagcatTGAAACTTCTTAAAATATGAGAATATATACGatggaaatatatttttttcgcaattttccttttgttttttcCCCTAATATAAGAGACTCTACACGTGCAAAAACATGCACATGTGATCCAACTTGCAAGTTGCAAGCACACAAATAGACAAGAGAACCAACTCTAATTCGTTCTCCGGTCTACGTCTCTGCATCCTGGCACAcccgattttttttctttctttttctaattgttgttaataaaataaaaaaaaatcacccagcttaaaaaataaataaaattgatatATGACCATTGCACATGCCAAATGGGCCATCATACATTTTATCTAGTAATTTTTTACACCACTAATAGCAAAACATACACGTTTTAacttcaaaacaaaaaaatagcaAAACATACACGTTTAGTGTGTAAACAAAAACCATAAATTTATTGAGAAACAAAGATAAGTAATCAAATATATATcacatattttcatattttatcgaCGAATATATCATTTATTCCTCATAATTCATATTGAATAATGTGCATAGTGAATCCCAAATTTCCtccaatataatataattatcgTTATATATTTATCATCATCAATATATATTATGAGAAGTGCTATGAATGCACATGCTACACTCCTAGCAAATCATAAATTCCGACCCATAATTTAACTCTTTTGGTTAGAACAAGTCACACACACGCAGATACTACTCATTCACGTGCCctgatatatatatgaaaatgttTACTTTTCTAggaaatataattaattatgatttatgCCTACAAATCACAATCTAACGAGAATCAATTATACACGCAGAACATTTtatgttataaataatatactAATATTTCGTTATATGCTATtttatgaaatatttgtttcctctaaaaataaataaatattaataaaacattttaaattttaattataattattttaacatATGCATTATATATGTGTCGGATAAATGTTTTTGgagaaattatttattttttccaataaggGTTAACAAATATTTTTCCACAAGCGATAAATTATTCTTCTAGGTTTTTTTGGAAAATCTCCTGGGTTTCCATTTTAGACTTTTGTTTAAAAGACGAAGAAACTCGTTCCTTTTACTATTAATCCAAATAGAAAGTTGTTTCTGCTTTTAGAATAAAAACACTTATTGTggttaaattatatgatttggaaaaattagcattttggtcttgtatgttggtctgttttttgttttggtcctgtatattttcatgttttggaaaagatacaataatttgaatattttttttgttttggtcctATATGTTGTCATGTTTTGGAAAATGTACAAtaactttgatattttttttgttttggtcctatatgttgtcatgttttgaaaaatgttcaataatttgatttttttttttggtcttgTATGTTGTCATGACTCGAGAGAGATATCATGTTTTGCTTAGTTAACATAATATTTTGTTTACATGACACTTATTGATTATTATGTGGCTTAAATTAGATTCCACATAAACAGAATTaactaaaaaaacaaaaaaaaaacctaaaatatatattaaaaatacgTGAATCATTTATCTCAAAAAAACCTTCACATAAACAAAAACCTAATTGAAGTGGCCGAGTCCAAATCGTATTCTACCcctcttaaataataaaatccaaTCAATTTtggttaagtttttttttaataaaattacctTCGAGGTAAATAGCGGCAGTGTATCCATATGCAAGTCATGTGATAGAAAATTTAGCCATTTAAATCCCTTTTATTGAGATAAAGGGGGCCGACCCTTTAATTAGATTTTTGTTTGTGTGAAATTTTGTTTGAGGTAAATAATTCacgtattatatatatatatatattaatttatttataattaattttgctCATATTGAACCCAAATTATaccacattaaaattaataggTGCCAAATTGGCGAAATCTTATGTCAACTAAGCAAAATCCGACAGCTCTCGAAAGTTATGGTAACATAGGATGAAATCCAAAAACATATCAAATTTATTGTATCTTTTCCAAAACATTAAACATACAtgatcaaaaccaaaaaaaatatccaatttatttcactttTTTCAAAACATGACAATATACAGgatcaaaacaaaaaacataTTCAAGTAGttgtatttttttcaaaacatgacaatatacaggaccaaaaccaaaaacagACCAACATACAAGACCATATTGCTAATTTTCACGATTTGATTTAGaatgaatgttttttttttcaaggacGTCATTTCAAATCCATTACAATTATCATTCAATTCATTTAAATTAGCAAGCGTATTTGATATTCACCTCAGATACTCAGAATGGAAATCATTTTAATCTAAACATTCAAATTTTCTACTCCATCCATCTCTTCAAATCAAAATATCGAATCATTTTTATCGAAGCACAACTTTAAAGAATGGAGCTtaatagaatgattttttttgttatttgaaaagaaaagaaagaaaaccttgttttactaattaatttaactggcaacaatttaaattttaaagtaaTAAAACtagtataaacataaaaaaaataagaagaagaagtagGCATAATCCATAATGCGTGTGTAAAAAATTATATCTTTTAAAGTTGTATCTTTTTGTTATAAAGTTGTATAATAATTTGTAATAAGATCTGTAGACAATTAGATTTGTCAACCTTCAAATATGGCaagtacaaaataattaaatatcaataaaataattagcaatttttggaaagattaaattcctaaaaaataaatagttaattaattgatattttaatatattttgtgatcaaatcaaga
Proteins encoded:
- the LOC140880419 gene encoding uncharacterized protein; the encoded protein is MAKKRKSDATRLDEVDRSMYSTFCSSASFLSQLYTQAMHQQRLSFQAGERHALEKLYDWILRQQQDGVRVMTGDILAYMQNELDYGTEEPPPSPRLTLQHQQPSQTSAIHSAHHGFPVSSNALATATAGQGMRLGNSDQSKNTIFSNALSSPAHRNLQQYHFTHGGHNANNAAIRNNEIGCNQSRDPNPHPQCSNDSSMDMHADSPGHDSHY